A window of Callospermophilus lateralis isolate mCalLat2 chromosome 17, mCalLat2.hap1, whole genome shotgun sequence contains these coding sequences:
- the LOC143382617 gene encoding serpin B4-like isoform X2 yields MSSLSAANTKFTLDLFRQLRKDEDNVFYSPVSILSALAMLDLGARGNTALQMEKVLHFNEITEKATKKPTAPHAGESGNVHHEIQKFLTELNKPSDAYNLKIANRVYGEKEFQFLQEYLDGIKKFYLATVESLDFKNAPEESRKKINSWVESQTNEKIKDLFPIKTIDQTTRLVLVNAVYFKGQWDKEFKQELTTEAKFWQNKDVQAKILEIPYKGNDLSMVLLLPTEADGLQELEDKLTAEKLMEWTTPGSMEMTNVNVCLPRFKVEETYDLKTMLSAMGMEDVFCPQKADLSGMTGTKGLSVSKVVHKSFVEVNEEGTEAAAATGVVVKLTSAPMPAVSFYCDHPFLFFIMQKKTHSILFFGRVSSP; encoded by the exons ATGAGTTCACTCAGTGCGGCCAACACCAAGTTCACCCTTGACCTGTTCCGGCAGCTGAGGAAGGACGAGGACAACGTCTTCTACTCCCCGGTCAGCATCCTGTCAGCACTGGCCATGCTCGACCTAGGGGCCAGGGGGAACACTGCCCTGCAGATGGAGAAG GtccttcatttcaatgaaatcacaGAAAAAGCAACAAAGAAACCCACAGCCCCTCAT GCTGGAGAGTCAGGAAATGTGCACCACGAGATTCAAAAGTTTCTGACTGAATTAAACAAACCCAGTGATGCCTACAACCTGAAGATCGCCAACAGAGTCTATGGAGAAAAGGAGTTTCAGTTTCTTCAg GAATATTTGGATGGGATTAAGAAATTTTACCTAGCCACTGTGGAGTCTCTTGATTTCAAAAATGCTCCAGAAGAAAGTCGAAAGAAGATTAATTCCTGGGTGGAAAGCCAAACAAATG aAAAAATCAAGGACCTCTTTCCTATTAAAACTATTGACCAAACCACCAGACTGGTTCTGGTGAATGCAGTCTACTTCAAAGGGCAGTGGGATAAGGAATTTAAACAGGAATTGACCACAGAAGCAAAGTTCTGGCAGAATAAG GATGTGCAGGCCAAGATCCTGGAAATACCCTACAAAGGCAATGACCTGAGCATGGTCCTGCTGCTGCCCACTGAAGCAGATGGCCTGCAGGag CTTGAAGACAAACTCACTGCTGAGAAGTTAATGGAGTGGACCACCCCAGGGAGCATGGAGATGACTAATGTGAATGTGTGCCTCCCTCGATTCAAAGTGGAAGAGACCTACGACCTCAAGACCATGTTGAGCGCCATGGGGATGGAGGACGTCTTCTGTCCACAAAAGGCTGACCTCTCCGGCATGACAGGGACAAAGGGCCTCTCGGTGTCCAAAGTTGTGCACAAGTCCTTTGTGGAAGTGAATGAAGAGGGCACGGAGGCTGCGGCCGCCACAGGTGTAGTAGTTAAACTAACGTCCGCCCCAATGCCAGCTGTTAGTTTCTACTGTGACCACCCCTTCCTGTTCTTCATCATGCAAAAGAAGACCCACAGCATCCTCTTCTTTGGCAGAGTCTCTTCCCCTTAA
- the LOC143382617 gene encoding serpin B4-like isoform X1: protein MSSLSAANTKFTLDLFRQLRKDEDNVFYSPVSILSALAMLDLGARGNTALQMEKVLHFNEITEKATKKPTAPHAGESGNVHHEIQKFLTELNKPSDAYNLKIANRVYGEKEFQFLQEYLDGIKKFYLATVESLDFKNAPEESRKKINSWVESQTNEKIKDLFPIKTIDQTTRLVLVNAVYFKGQWDKEFKQELTTEAKFWQNKNVSKSVQMMAKSGYFNFAFLEDVQAKILEIPYKGNDLSMVLLLPTEADGLQELEDKLTAEKLMEWTTPGSMEMTNVNVCLPRFKVEETYDLKTMLSAMGMEDVFCPQKADLSGMTGTKGLSVSKVVHKSFVEVNEEGTEAAAATGVVVKLTSAPMPAVSFYCDHPFLFFIMQKKTHSILFFGRVSSP, encoded by the exons ATGAGTTCACTCAGTGCGGCCAACACCAAGTTCACCCTTGACCTGTTCCGGCAGCTGAGGAAGGACGAGGACAACGTCTTCTACTCCCCGGTCAGCATCCTGTCAGCACTGGCCATGCTCGACCTAGGGGCCAGGGGGAACACTGCCCTGCAGATGGAGAAG GtccttcatttcaatgaaatcacaGAAAAAGCAACAAAGAAACCCACAGCCCCTCAT GCTGGAGAGTCAGGAAATGTGCACCACGAGATTCAAAAGTTTCTGACTGAATTAAACAAACCCAGTGATGCCTACAACCTGAAGATCGCCAACAGAGTCTATGGAGAAAAGGAGTTTCAGTTTCTTCAg GAATATTTGGATGGGATTAAGAAATTTTACCTAGCCACTGTGGAGTCTCTTGATTTCAAAAATGCTCCAGAAGAAAGTCGAAAGAAGATTAATTCCTGGGTGGAAAGCCAAACAAATG aAAAAATCAAGGACCTCTTTCCTATTAAAACTATTGACCAAACCACCAGACTGGTTCTGGTGAATGCAGTCTACTTCAAAGGGCAGTGGGATAAGGAATTTAAACAGGAATTGACCACAGAAGCAAAGTTCTGGCAGAATAAG AATGTGAGCAAATCTGTGCAGATGATGGCCAAAAGCGGGTATTTTAATTTTGCCTTCCTGGAGGATGTGCAGGCCAAGATCCTGGAAATACCCTACAAAGGCAATGACCTGAGCATGGTCCTGCTGCTGCCCACTGAAGCAGATGGCCTGCAGGag CTTGAAGACAAACTCACTGCTGAGAAGTTAATGGAGTGGACCACCCCAGGGAGCATGGAGATGACTAATGTGAATGTGTGCCTCCCTCGATTCAAAGTGGAAGAGACCTACGACCTCAAGACCATGTTGAGCGCCATGGGGATGGAGGACGTCTTCTGTCCACAAAAGGCTGACCTCTCCGGCATGACAGGGACAAAGGGCCTCTCGGTGTCCAAAGTTGTGCACAAGTCCTTTGTGGAAGTGAATGAAGAGGGCACGGAGGCTGCGGCCGCCACAGGTGTAGTAGTTAAACTAACGTCCGCCCCAATGCCAGCTGTTAGTTTCTACTGTGACCACCCCTTCCTGTTCTTCATCATGCAAAAGAAGACCCACAGCATCCTCTTCTTTGGCAGAGTCTCTTCCCCTTAA